In the Paenibacillus sp. FSL H7-0357 genome, one interval contains:
- a CDS encoding YraN family protein, translated as MRENGTGGRYSRKQKGTAAEQAAVMYLTSQGYDIIKCNWRCRSGEIDIIAELEGRLIFVEVRSRSGNPQQGTPEESVNTRKIRQVRNTAEVYLHATGQEERQVSFDVISVLLNDDTSIAALRHIREAF; from the coding sequence GTGAGGGAGAACGGCACAGGCGGGCGGTATAGCCGCAAACAAAAAGGCACAGCAGCTGAACAAGCTGCTGTGATGTATTTGACTTCCCAAGGTTACGATATTATAAAATGCAATTGGCGCTGCCGCAGCGGCGAGATTGACATCATTGCTGAGCTTGAAGGCAGGCTGATCTTCGTGGAAGTACGGAGCCGCAGCGGAAACCCTCAGCAGGGGACACCCGAGGAATCTGTGAACACCCGCAAAATACGGCAGGTGCGCAATACGGCAGAGGTCTATTTGCATGCCACAGGTCAGGAAGAACGGCAGGTCTCCTTTGATGTGATTTCAGTATTACTGAATGACGATACGAGTATCGCTGCTCTAAGGCATATTCGCGAGGCATTTTAA
- the rplS gene encoding 50S ribosomal protein L19, giving the protein MNILQAITQEQIRKDIPSFRPGDTLKVHVKVIEGTRERIQLFEGVVIKRRGGGIGETFTVRKISYGVGVERTFPINSPKLEKIEVARRGKVRRAKLYYLRELRGKAARIKEIRR; this is encoded by the coding sequence ATGAATATCCTACAAGCAATTACGCAAGAACAAATCCGCAAAGATATCCCGAGTTTTCGCCCGGGTGACACTTTGAAGGTACACGTAAAAGTTATCGAAGGAACTCGTGAACGGATCCAGTTGTTCGAAGGCGTTGTAATCAAACGTCGCGGCGGTGGAATTGGTGAGACTTTTACGGTTCGTAAAATTTCTTACGGTGTTGGTGTGGAAAGAACTTTCCCAATCAACTCGCCTAAACTCGAGAAAATCGAAGTGGCTCGCCGTGGTAAAGTTCGTCGTGCGAAGCTCTACTATCTTCGTGAACTGCGCGGTAAAGCTGCAAGAATTAAAGAAATCCGTCGCTAG
- a CDS encoding MarR family winged helix-turn-helix transcriptional regulator, producing MQKTTTTPELMLDNQLCFTIYACSREFTKLYQPHLDKIGLTYSQYLVMIVLWERQQCTVKELGEALFLDSGTLTPLLKRLQAAGLILRERSLQDERKVLISLTEKGWALQGEAACIPGKMAEGTMLSADEFVALLGQFKDLLARVHEANINASK from the coding sequence ATGCAAAAGACAACGACAACTCCTGAGCTAATGCTTGATAATCAACTTTGTTTTACCATCTATGCTTGCTCGCGCGAATTTACGAAGCTGTACCAGCCTCACCTGGACAAGATCGGTTTAACGTACTCCCAGTATCTAGTAATGATCGTGCTTTGGGAAAGACAGCAGTGTACGGTTAAAGAGCTGGGCGAAGCCCTCTTTTTGGACTCCGGTACCTTAACGCCGCTATTGAAACGGCTGCAGGCAGCAGGTTTGATTCTGCGTGAACGTTCCTTGCAGGATGAGCGGAAGGTTCTGATTTCCCTGACAGAAAAGGGCTGGGCACTGCAGGGTGAAGCGGCATGCATTCCGGGGAAAATGGCGGAAGGAACGATGCTGTCGGCAGATGAATTTGTTGCTCTGCTGGGCCAGTTTAAAGACCTTCTGGCTCGTGTACACGAAGCTAACATTAATGCCTCTAAATAG
- a CDS encoding organic hydroperoxide resistance protein: MMTIQQKMYETTVKAVGGRNGTIESENPKLALTISTPREMGGAGGEGTNPEQLFAAGYSACFDSALNMVARMGKVKIEGSEVTATVSFGKVEDGGFGIAVKLDVLVKGVDHETATQLVEAAHGACPYSRATRGNIEVEINVL; encoded by the coding sequence ATGATGACTATTCAACAAAAAATGTATGAAACTACAGTTAAAGCAGTAGGCGGAAGAAACGGAACTATTGAGTCGGAGAACCCTAAGCTGGCTCTTACGATCAGCACTCCCCGCGAAATGGGCGGCGCCGGTGGCGAAGGCACAAATCCTGAGCAGCTGTTCGCTGCCGGATATTCCGCTTGTTTTGACAGCGCGTTGAACATGGTGGCCCGGATGGGCAAAGTGAAGATTGAAGGCAGCGAAGTTACCGCTACTGTAAGCTTCGGCAAAGTTGAAGACGGGGGTTTCGGCATCGCTGTGAAGCTTGATGTTCTGGTTAAAGGCGTTGACCATGAAACTGCAACCCAGCTTGTAGAAGCCGCCCACGGCGCCTGCCCATACTCCCGCGCTACCCGCGGCAACATTGAAGTGGAAATAAACGTACTGTAA
- the lepB gene encoding signal peptidase I produces the protein MQQDLQQGQGEIVESGGQNPKKQKNEVLEWIKAIAIALVLVILIRWLLFKPFIVDGPSMKPNFHTGERVIVNEILYDIRSPQRGEVIVFHVPSEGKDFIKRVIGVAGDTVKVEGDVVTVNGEPVNETYIQGAIDEAHNNNALYNNKNFPNEDFTDGTVPEGHVFVMGDNRSDSTDSRMIGYVPLGDIVGRADLIFWPVKDISVINH, from the coding sequence ATGCAGCAGGATTTGCAGCAGGGACAAGGGGAGATCGTGGAGTCCGGCGGACAGAACCCCAAGAAACAGAAGAATGAAGTATTGGAATGGATTAAAGCGATAGCAATTGCATTGGTTCTGGTAATTCTGATACGATGGCTTTTATTTAAGCCGTTTATTGTGGATGGACCTTCCATGAAGCCTAATTTCCATACCGGTGAACGGGTAATTGTAAATGAAATCTTGTATGACATCCGCTCTCCGCAGCGTGGCGAGGTGATTGTGTTTCATGTGCCTTCAGAGGGCAAGGACTTCATCAAGCGCGTAATTGGAGTGGCTGGAGATACGGTGAAAGTCGAAGGGGATGTCGTTACAGTTAACGGTGAACCTGTGAACGAAACTTACATTCAAGGCGCGATTGATGAAGCGCATAATAATAATGCTTTGTACAATAATAAAAATTTCCCTAACGAAGATTTTACTGACGGCACAGTGCCCGAAGGACATGTATTCGTAATGGGGGATAACCGCTCAGACAGTACAGACAGCCGGATGATCGGTTATGTGCCGCTTGGTGATATTGTAGGCCGTGCAGATCTGATTTTTTGGCCGGTCAAAGACATTTCAGTAATTAACCATTAA
- a CDS encoding EscU/YscU/HrcU family type III secretion system export apparatus switch protein, with product MSEPNEVSQNLKKAVALKYTPGQSEAPVVVAKGQGAVADMILQRAKENGVAVQEDAALVEVLSKLDLDQQIPPELYHLVAEILSYIYQSDRSAGERRLK from the coding sequence ATGAGTGAGCCAAATGAAGTTTCACAGAACCTTAAGAAGGCTGTTGCACTGAAATATACTCCAGGCCAAAGCGAAGCCCCGGTAGTTGTGGCCAAAGGGCAAGGCGCTGTGGCAGATATGATTTTGCAGCGGGCCAAGGAGAACGGGGTTGCCGTTCAGGAGGATGCAGCATTGGTGGAGGTCCTGTCGAAGTTGGACCTCGATCAGCAGATTCCTCCTGAGCTGTACCATTTGGTGGCGGAGATTCTAAGCTATATCTACCAGAGTGACCGTTCTGCAGGAGAGCGGAGGCTCAAGTGA
- the sucC gene encoding ADP-forming succinate--CoA ligase subunit beta, producing MNIHEYQGKEVLKKYGVAVPNGKVAYTVEEAVEAAVSLGTPVVVVKAQIHAGGRGKAGGVKVAKSLDEVRSYAGEILGKTLVTHQTGPEGKVVKRLLIEEGCQIVKEYYIGIVVDRGSGRVVMMASEEGGTEIEEVAATHPEKIFKEIIDPAVGLQTFQARKLAYSIAIPTELVNKAVKFMQALYLAFVDKDCSIAEINPLVVTADGNVMALDAKLNFDSNALFRHKDILELRDLDEEDEKEIEASKYDLSYIALDGNIGCMVNGAGLAMATMDIIKYYGGEPANFLDVGGGATTEKVTEAFKIILSDDKVNGIFVNIFGGIMRCDVIATGVVEAARQLGLTKPLVVRLEGTNVALGKQILAGSGLNIVAADSMADGARKIVALV from the coding sequence ATGAATATCCACGAGTATCAGGGAAAAGAAGTACTTAAGAAGTACGGCGTAGCCGTACCGAACGGAAAAGTAGCTTATACAGTGGAGGAAGCAGTAGAAGCTGCAGTATCGCTGGGTACACCGGTAGTGGTGGTAAAAGCGCAGATTCATGCAGGCGGACGCGGAAAAGCCGGCGGTGTGAAGGTAGCGAAGTCGCTTGACGAAGTCCGGTCTTATGCCGGAGAGATTCTTGGCAAGACACTGGTGACCCATCAAACCGGTCCTGAAGGCAAGGTTGTAAAGCGGCTGCTGATTGAAGAAGGCTGCCAGATTGTGAAAGAATATTACATTGGAATCGTTGTGGACCGTGGCTCCGGCCGGGTGGTCATGATGGCTTCTGAAGAAGGCGGAACGGAAATTGAGGAGGTAGCGGCCACTCATCCGGAAAAGATTTTTAAGGAAATCATTGATCCTGCAGTAGGCTTGCAGACTTTCCAGGCCCGTAAACTGGCGTACAGCATTGCTATTCCGACAGAACTGGTGAATAAGGCTGTCAAGTTCATGCAAGCGCTATATTTGGCTTTTGTGGATAAGGATTGCTCCATTGCGGAGATTAATCCGCTGGTCGTTACAGCTGACGGGAATGTAATGGCTCTGGATGCCAAGCTTAATTTTGACTCTAACGCATTGTTTCGGCATAAGGATATTCTGGAGCTGCGGGACTTAGATGAAGAGGACGAGAAGGAAATTGAAGCCTCGAAATACGATCTCAGCTATATTGCCCTTGACGGCAACATCGGCTGTATGGTCAACGGCGCGGGACTTGCGATGGCTACAATGGATATCATTAAATATTACGGCGGCGAACCGGCCAATTTCCTGGATGTAGGGGGCGGTGCGACGACCGAGAAGGTTACCGAAGCTTTTAAAATCATTTTGTCCGATGATAAAGTCAACGGCATTTTCGTCAATATATTTGGTGGAATTATGCGCTGCGATGTTATCGCCACGGGTGTCGTGGAAGCGGCCCGGCAGCTTGGTCTGACCAAACCGCTCGTCGTGCGTCTTGAAGGAACCAATGTGGCACTGGGCAAGCAGATTCTTGCCGGTTCCGGACTGAATATCGTTGCTGCCGACTCCATGGCGGACGGTGCCCGGAAAATTGTTGCTCTTGTGTAA
- a CDS encoding metallophosphoesterase, whose translation MSKVFFTSDHHFGHKLIIDFESRPFSGVEEMNRTMIENWNSVVGEGDTVFHLGDFSFMNLEATTGIVSSLNGYKILILGNHDRGRSRKWWLEAGFNEVSEYPMIYKDFFFLSHEPMYMNKHMPYVNVHGHIHGQKYEGNNHFNICVEHWGYKPLSFEQIRDAVVVSEEG comes from the coding sequence ATGTCTAAAGTATTTTTTACCTCAGACCACCATTTTGGGCATAAGCTGATTATTGATTTTGAATCACGTCCCTTCAGTGGTGTGGAGGAGATGAACCGGACGATGATCGAGAACTGGAATTCCGTGGTGGGCGAAGGGGATACGGTATTTCACCTTGGGGATTTTTCATTTATGAACCTGGAAGCGACGACGGGGATAGTGTCTTCACTGAACGGCTACAAGATTCTGATTCTCGGCAATCATGACCGCGGACGAAGCCGCAAATGGTGGCTGGAGGCGGGCTTCAACGAGGTTAGTGAATACCCGATGATCTACAAGGATTTCTTCTTTCTTTCACATGAACCGATGTATATGAACAAACATATGCCTTACGTGAATGTGCATGGTCATATTCATGGACAGAAATATGAAGGAAACAATCATTTTAATATTTGTGTGGAGCATTGGGGCTACAAACCGCTCTCTTTTGAGCAAATTAGGGATGCTGTGGTGGTAAGTGAAGAGGGTTAA
- the sucD gene encoding succinate--CoA ligase subunit alpha produces MSILVDKNTKVITQGITGSTGLFHTKGALDYGTQMVGGVTPGKGGTTVNITLENGSEVSLPVFDTVIAAKAATGATASVIYVPPAFAADSIMEAVDAGLELVICITEGIPVLDMVKVSRYMEGRSTVLIGPNCPGVITPGECKIGIMPGYIHTPGYVGVVSRSGTLTYEAVHQLTERGIGQSSAVGIGGDPVKGSEFIDILKLFNEDPGTKAVIMIGEIGGTAEEEAAVWIKENMTKPVVGFIGGVTAPPGKRMGHAGAIISGGKGTASEKIAVLESCGIKVAPTPAEMGSTLVSVLEERGILSAFTGS; encoded by the coding sequence ATGAGCATTCTTGTAGATAAAAATACGAAAGTCATCACGCAGGGCATAACAGGTTCGACGGGCTTGTTCCATACCAAGGGAGCGCTGGATTACGGTACGCAAATGGTAGGCGGGGTTACCCCGGGCAAAGGCGGCACGACGGTGAACATCACGCTGGAGAACGGTAGTGAGGTCAGCCTTCCTGTATTTGATACGGTGATAGCGGCCAAAGCAGCGACCGGGGCAACTGCGAGTGTAATCTATGTGCCACCGGCGTTTGCTGCCGATTCCATTATGGAAGCAGTGGATGCAGGGCTGGAACTGGTTATTTGCATTACAGAAGGCATACCGGTGCTGGATATGGTGAAAGTATCGCGTTACATGGAAGGTCGTTCTACGGTTTTGATTGGTCCGAACTGTCCGGGTGTGATTACACCGGGAGAGTGTAAAATCGGCATTATGCCGGGTTACATCCATACTCCGGGGTACGTAGGGGTTGTCTCACGCAGCGGAACTTTGACCTATGAGGCGGTGCATCAGCTAACTGAGCGCGGCATCGGCCAGTCTTCGGCAGTAGGGATAGGCGGAGATCCGGTTAAGGGATCGGAGTTTATTGATATTCTCAAGCTTTTTAATGAGGATCCGGGAACCAAGGCGGTCATTATGATCGGAGAAATCGGCGGTACGGCGGAGGAAGAAGCTGCTGTATGGATCAAGGAAAATATGACCAAACCGGTAGTTGGTTTCATCGGCGGGGTTACCGCACCTCCCGGCAAACGGATGGGCCATGCAGGTGCGATTATTTCCGGAGGAAAAGGGACGGCAAGCGAAAAAATTGCCGTGCTGGAATCCTGCGGTATTAAGGTGGCTCCAACTCCGGCAGAAATGGGCTCTACGCTTGTAAGCGTGCTGGAAGAGCGCGGCATTCTGAGCGCCTTTACCGGAAGCTAA
- a CDS encoding ribonuclease HII, whose translation MLLYEKEGWEQSFCRIAGVDEVGRGCLFGDVVAAAVILPEGLIIEGVDDSKKLSAKKRDVLFELIMEQALAVGVGHVDSAVIDEINIKQASRLAMKKAVEGLSHTPDYMLIDAEKVDLPFPQRSIIKGDANSQSIAAASIVAKVTRDRLCEGLWEELYPDYGIKIHKGYATKLHREQIVALGPTPMHRRSFISRILAEQQTLF comes from the coding sequence ATGTTGTTATACGAAAAAGAAGGCTGGGAGCAGTCGTTTTGCCGGATTGCCGGTGTAGATGAGGTGGGCAGAGGCTGTCTGTTCGGGGATGTTGTCGCCGCAGCGGTGATATTGCCAGAAGGCCTTATTATAGAGGGTGTTGACGATTCAAAGAAGCTGAGCGCCAAGAAGAGAGATGTTTTGTTTGAGCTCATTATGGAGCAAGCGCTGGCGGTTGGTGTTGGCCACGTTGACTCTGCGGTGATTGATGAAATTAACATTAAACAGGCTTCGCGGCTGGCGATGAAGAAGGCGGTGGAGGGCTTGAGCCATACGCCGGATTACATGCTAATAGATGCAGAAAAAGTGGATCTGCCGTTTCCTCAGCGTTCAATTATTAAAGGAGATGCCAATAGTCAATCTATAGCTGCGGCATCCATTGTGGCGAAGGTGACCCGTGACCGGCTCTGTGAAGGCTTGTGGGAGGAATTATACCCGGACTATGGGATTAAAATACATAAAGGCTACGCGACCAAGCTTCACCGCGAGCAAATTGTGGCCCTGGGGCCAACGCCTATGCACCGGCGGAGCTTCATCAGCCGGATATTGGCGGAGCAGCAGACGTTATTTTAA
- the ylqF gene encoding ribosome biogenesis GTPase YlqF: MAIQWFPGHMTKARRQIEDKLKLIDVAIELLDSRLPLSSRNPMIDDILRDKPRLIILNKADLADPEATRKWLSYFKAQGHVAHPVDASTGTGVKEIPEQVKLLLKEKIDRQIAKGMNPRAMRALIVGIPNVGKSTLINRMAGKSIAATGDRPGVTKGQQWIKTGGNLELLDTPGILWPKFEDQDVGYRLAVTGAIKEEILNVEDIAFYAVKYLVSDYGSRFKERFGIDKLPEDLENPDEIVAVLEAIGRKRGCLISGGRVDLEKASRTLLHELRAGKLGTFTLEMP, translated from the coding sequence ATGGCCATTCAATGGTTTCCGGGTCATATGACGAAGGCTAGACGGCAAATTGAGGATAAGCTGAAGCTGATAGATGTTGCAATAGAACTGCTCGATTCCCGTCTGCCGCTTTCCAGCCGCAATCCGATGATTGACGATATTTTACGGGACAAGCCGAGATTGATTATTCTGAATAAAGCAGATTTGGCTGATCCAGAAGCGACGCGTAAATGGTTGTCGTACTTCAAAGCCCAGGGGCATGTCGCCCATCCTGTAGATGCGTCTACCGGAACAGGTGTGAAGGAAATTCCTGAACAGGTTAAACTGCTGCTGAAGGAGAAAATTGATCGGCAAATTGCTAAGGGGATGAATCCGCGGGCGATGCGCGCACTAATTGTGGGGATTCCCAATGTGGGCAAATCGACGCTCATTAACCGGATGGCAGGCAAGAGCATCGCTGCGACCGGTGACCGCCCAGGGGTCACAAAGGGCCAGCAATGGATCAAAACGGGCGGAAATCTGGAACTTCTGGATACCCCGGGTATTCTGTGGCCAAAGTTCGAGGATCAGGATGTAGGCTACCGCCTTGCGGTAACCGGAGCTATTAAAGAGGAGATTCTGAACGTCGAGGATATCGCCTTTTATGCTGTCAAATATCTGGTCTCGGATTATGGTTCCCGGTTTAAGGAACGCTTCGGGATTGATAAGCTTCCTGAGGATCTGGAGAACCCCGATGAGATCGTTGCCGTTCTGGAAGCGATAGGGCGTAAACGTGGCTGCCTCATCAGTGGCGGGCGAGTGGATCTGGAGAAGGCATCACGTACGTTACTCCATGAACTGCGGGCAGGAAAGCTTGGAACCTTTACCCTGGAGATGCCTTAA
- a CDS encoding YifB family Mg chelatase-like AAA ATPase, whose translation MYGKMHSACLYGIEGVMIGVEIDLANGLPQTNIIGLPDSAIREAVERVRAAVKNCGYRYPQQRVTVNLAPADLRKEGSAFDLAIALGILTTSGQLVMPEAEKLLLIGELALDGSLRPVTGVLPMVEAARRGGFRAVLVPLGNAAEAALISGITVYAIEHLRQLPQPEQESVMNLADTAKRSGVEQQIVSVNTMGVDESSGSVETKSCLPIGLAAAEAVAVTKETVLQNPLPFPVSVSSGLANSERPPVMALTLDHLKYIPAVMYEGSVLTADNGMLEDYSDVLGQNHVKRALTIAAAGMHNIILMGPPGTGKTMLIKRLPSILPPLNDSESLEVTKIFSAAGKLKDAHSGLLRGRPFRSPHHTISAAGLIGGGGIPKPGEVSLAHRGILFLDELPEFSRNVLEVLRQPLEDRVVTISRARAAFTFPAQFLLACSMNPCHCGYLGSGGLQQRCTCSPARIAQYRSKISGPLLDRIDMQVDVPRPKDWGGEGPSLSSAEIRAEVLKAQAIQTERYKALPISWNSELSGAALRRYAGLGREGTLMLHTILESLGLSMRAHDRIIKLARTIADLEGSVDIVSAHLAEAVQYRNLDRQLMTED comes from the coding sequence ATGTATGGAAAAATGCACAGCGCCTGCCTGTATGGGATTGAGGGTGTGATGATCGGTGTTGAAATTGATCTGGCCAACGGTTTACCACAGACGAATATCATTGGATTGCCTGATTCTGCTATTCGTGAAGCTGTGGAAAGAGTGCGTGCGGCGGTCAAAAATTGCGGTTATCGTTACCCTCAGCAGCGTGTTACGGTCAATTTAGCCCCGGCTGATCTGCGTAAGGAAGGTTCGGCATTCGATCTGGCTATTGCCCTGGGCATTCTGACGACAAGCGGCCAACTGGTGATGCCTGAGGCAGAAAAGCTGCTGCTGATCGGCGAACTGGCGCTCGACGGCAGCCTGCGCCCTGTGACAGGTGTGCTGCCGATGGTAGAAGCAGCGCGGCGCGGCGGATTTCGTGCTGTATTGGTGCCATTGGGCAATGCTGCTGAGGCCGCTTTAATCAGCGGGATCACAGTGTATGCGATAGAGCATTTGCGGCAGCTGCCGCAGCCTGAACAGGAATCGGTAATGAACCTGGCGGACACCGCAAAGAGAAGCGGGGTAGAGCAGCAAATAGTAAGTGTGAATACAATGGGTGTTGATGAATCGAGCGGCTCAGTCGAAACTAAATCTTGTCTGCCAATAGGATTGGCTGCTGCTGAAGCTGTAGCTGTGACAAAGGAGACTGTCCTGCAAAATCCGCTGCCGTTTCCGGTTTCCGTCAGCAGCGGTCTTGCCAACAGCGAGCGTCCACCGGTCATGGCGCTTACGCTGGATCATTTGAAATATATACCGGCAGTGATGTATGAAGGATCTGTCTTAACTGCAGACAACGGTATGCTGGAGGATTACAGTGATGTTCTAGGGCAAAATCATGTGAAGCGGGCTTTAACCATTGCGGCGGCGGGGATGCACAATATTATCCTGATGGGGCCACCGGGAACGGGGAAAACGATGCTCATCAAACGTCTTCCTAGTATTCTACCGCCGCTGAATGACAGTGAATCCCTGGAGGTGACCAAAATTTTCAGCGCGGCGGGCAAGCTTAAGGATGCCCACAGCGGGTTGCTGCGGGGGCGCCCGTTCCGTTCGCCCCATCATACCATCTCTGCGGCAGGGCTTATTGGCGGTGGAGGGATTCCCAAGCCGGGTGAGGTCAGCTTAGCCCATCGAGGTATTCTCTTTCTGGATGAGCTGCCGGAATTCTCGCGCAATGTACTAGAGGTTCTGAGGCAGCCCCTGGAGGACAGGGTAGTGACGATCAGCCGTGCCCGCGCTGCATTTACCTTTCCCGCCCAATTTTTGCTGGCCTGCTCTATGAATCCTTGCCATTGCGGGTATTTGGGAAGCGGAGGGTTGCAGCAGAGATGCACCTGCAGTCCTGCGAGGATTGCACAATACCGCTCTAAGATTTCCGGACCGCTGCTGGACCGGATTGATATGCAGGTGGATGTTCCCCGTCCGAAGGATTGGGGTGGTGAGGGGCCTTCATTATCTTCGGCAGAGATACGCGCAGAGGTTCTGAAAGCCCAGGCTATTCAGACAGAGCGATATAAGGCTCTGCCGATATCCTGGAACAGTGAACTATCCGGTGCGGCACTGCGCCGTTATGCCGGTTTGGGCAGGGAAGGCACATTGATGCTGCATACCATTCTGGAAAGTCTCGGCTTAAGCATGCGGGCCCATGACCGGATTATTAAGCTGGCCCGGACGATTGCCGATCTGGAAGGATCCGTAGACATTGTCTCTGCACATCTGGCGGAGGCGGTGCAGTACCGTAATCTGGACAGGCAGCTCATGACAGAGGACTAG
- the trmD gene encoding tRNA (guanosine(37)-N1)-methyltransferase TrmD, giving the protein MRIDVLTLFPEMCEGVFGTSILGKAREKGIVSLNAVNFRDFSGNKHNSVDDTPYGGGGGMVLKPDPIFAAVEHVLGISQDGVQAEETTAGSFPESDDVNGDERQHGTGAIVERTSASPVKPRIILMCPQGKQYNQHIAEELAQEQHLIFICGHYEGYDERIREHLVTDELSIGDYVLTGGELPALTVIDSVVRLQPGALGNETSAITDSFSTGLLEYPHYTRPAEFRGWKVPDMLLSGHHANIEIWRREQALERTLERRPDLLDTAELTVKDKKTLERLRQQQNKPEQNN; this is encoded by the coding sequence ATGAGAATTGATGTGCTGACGCTCTTCCCGGAAATGTGTGAGGGTGTATTTGGCACAAGTATTCTTGGCAAAGCACGTGAAAAAGGTATCGTCTCCCTAAACGCAGTCAATTTCCGTGATTTCTCAGGCAACAAGCATAACAGTGTGGATGACACGCCCTATGGCGGAGGTGGGGGCATGGTGCTGAAGCCTGACCCAATCTTTGCTGCCGTGGAACATGTGCTGGGCATCTCGCAGGACGGAGTACAAGCTGAGGAGACCACCGCGGGGAGTTTTCCCGAAAGCGACGATGTAAACGGAGATGAGCGCCAGCATGGTACTGGAGCAATAGTGGAACGTACGTCTGCTTCTCCTGTGAAACCGCGTATTATCCTTATGTGCCCGCAGGGAAAACAATATAACCAGCACATCGCCGAGGAATTGGCCCAGGAGCAGCATCTGATCTTTATCTGTGGCCATTATGAAGGTTATGATGAACGGATCAGAGAGCATCTCGTAACGGATGAGCTGTCCATTGGGGATTACGTGCTGACTGGTGGTGAGCTGCCCGCCCTGACGGTCATCGATTCGGTGGTGCGGCTGCAGCCCGGGGCCCTCGGAAATGAAACCTCAGCGATAACAGATTCGTTCAGCACCGGCCTGCTGGAGTATCCGCATTATACGCGTCCGGCTGAGTTTCGGGGATGGAAGGTGCCGGATATGCTGTTGAGCGGTCACCATGCCAATATCGAAATATGGCGGCGTGAGCAGGCTCTGGAACGAACCCTGGAGCGGAGACCGGATCTTCTGGATACCGCCGAATTAACGGTGAAGGATAAGAAAACACTGGAGCGTTTGCGCCAGCAGCAGAACAAGCCTGAACAAAATAATTAA
- the dprA gene encoding DNA-processing protein DprA, which yields MDSRYLLFGLNEVEGIGWKSIDKIRRAGMLTDLAFTCGAGDWERVGISGKMSQRLEAVYTSEWIHRRHILMKESGVEMVTLLDDEYPGLLKETPQPPWVLYYRGSLALASRPAIAMVGTRVPTAYGRKIGETLSEQLSGAGLTVVSGLARGIDSVCHEAALRGCGSTIAVVATGLDKVYPSENRELEHQIAQDGLVISEYPIGTKSHPGLFPQRNRIIAGLALGTVVVEADSRSGSLITADAALEAGRDVFAVPGPVTSPKSRGANDLIKQGAKLVTGAHDIVEEYISYLPVKSVEQREKELFNLENGDKSAEKKLTSEESHLYHILHQGPFTLDELLGRTRWDFGHLHSVLLSLIIKKAVTQLPGAIYKVI from the coding sequence ATGGATTCGCGATATTTGTTGTTTGGATTAAATGAAGTGGAAGGCATCGGCTGGAAGAGTATCGACAAAATTCGTCGAGCGGGTATGTTGACGGATTTGGCTTTTACCTGTGGTGCCGGTGATTGGGAACGTGTCGGAATCAGCGGGAAAATGTCGCAGCGTCTCGAAGCTGTATATACTTCCGAGTGGATTCACCGTCGTCACATTCTAATGAAAGAAAGCGGAGTAGAAATGGTAACTCTGCTCGACGATGAGTATCCCGGGCTTCTGAAAGAGACACCGCAGCCGCCGTGGGTGCTCTACTATCGAGGCAGCCTCGCCCTGGCCTCCCGCCCGGCGATTGCCATGGTTGGTACCCGTGTGCCTACGGCATATGGCCGTAAGATAGGGGAGACGCTCTCAGAGCAGCTGAGCGGGGCAGGCCTTACTGTGGTCAGCGGACTGGCCCGGGGGATCGACAGTGTATGCCATGAAGCGGCCCTTCGTGGATGCGGGAGTACGATTGCGGTGGTCGCGACAGGACTGGATAAGGTCTATCCCTCAGAGAACCGGGAACTGGAACATCAAATCGCACAGGATGGACTTGTAATCAGCGAATATCCAATAGGCACTAAAAGCCACCCAGGCTTGTTTCCACAGCGCAACCGGATTATTGCCGGCCTTGCCCTTGGGACGGTGGTCGTAGAGGCGGACAGCCGCAGTGGCTCGCTAATTACTGCCGATGCCGCCCTGGAGGCCGGTAGAGATGTTTTTGCCGTGCCGGGTCCAGTGACTTCACCCAAAAGCAGGGGGGCGAACGACCTGATCAAACAAGGGGCAAAATTAGTGACCGGCGCTCACGACATCGTGGAAGAATACATATCCTATCTGCCTGTAAAGTCGGTGGAACAGAGAGAGAAAGAGCTCTTTAACCTGGAAAACGGAGACAAGTCGGCAGAAAAGAAATTGACAAGTGAGGAGTCTCACCTATACCATATACTGCATCAAGGCCCATTTACGTTGGATGAGCTGTTGGGTAGAACGAGATGGGATTTTGGACATTTGCATTCAGTTCTGTTATCTTTAATCATAAAAAAAGCGGTAACACAATTACCGGGTGCAATTTATAAGGTAATTTAA